From the genome of Winogradskyella forsetii, one region includes:
- a CDS encoding outer membrane beta-barrel protein, producing the protein MKKIFTLTLLLMSIVLTAQDTTEEVTEKKFTLSGSVDAYYQILLTASDDSGQSFGTAFANQTGFALGMGNLIASYESGKVGAVLDLVVGPRGAGATFSDDIVDGIVNQAYAYWNVSESTTLTFGRFNTFLGYEVISPVANFNYSTSYLFSNGPFSHVGLKADFALSDDFSLMLAVMNPWDTNDTSFTGEYSFGAQFGYKGQFLNLYYDSGANNGLGFEVDYTGGFDVSDEFFLGINAAYQTTSYVFDDFGNVLNNDFKNGFYGAALYPQYTLSDNLALGLRGEYFGYHAEEGDDLPSVFAATLTGSYTVDSNLIIKPEIRLDSWSNNDAAYFDADGEDASSLAAFTLAAIYSF; encoded by the coding sequence ATGAAAAAAATTTTTACATTAACATTGTTATTAATGTCAATAGTTTTAACTGCTCAGGACACTACTGAAGAAGTAACTGAAAAGAAGTTTACCCTTAGCGGAAGCGTGGATGCTTATTACCAAATTTTATTGACCGCTTCTGATGATTCCGGACAATCCTTCGGAACTGCTTTTGCAAACCAAACAGGATTCGCCTTGGGCATGGGTAACTTAATTGCCAGCTATGAAAGTGGTAAAGTAGGTGCCGTTCTTGATTTAGTTGTTGGCCCGAGAGGTGCTGGCGCCACTTTCAGTGATGATATTGTTGACGGTATTGTAAATCAAGCTTATGCCTATTGGAATGTTTCAGAAAGTACTACTTTAACTTTCGGACGTTTTAATACATTTTTAGGCTATGAAGTTATTTCTCCAGTCGCAAATTTTAACTACAGTACATCTTATTTATTTTCAAATGGCCCTTTCTCTCATGTGGGTTTAAAAGCAGATTTTGCCTTATCTGATGATTTTAGTTTAATGTTAGCGGTTATGAACCCATGGGACACCAACGATACTTCTTTTACTGGAGAATATTCTTTTGGAGCTCAATTTGGCTATAAAGGACAATTCTTAAACCTATACTATGATAGTGGAGCCAATAATGGCTTAGGTTTTGAAGTTGATTACACAGGTGGTTTTGATGTCTCTGATGAATTCTTCTTAGGAATCAATGCGGCTTACCAAACCACGTCTTATGTTTTTGATGATTTCGGAAACGTATTAAATAATGATTTTAAAAATGGATTCTATGGCGCTGCTCTTTATCCACAATATACATTATCTGATAATTTAGCACTTGGTTTAAGAGGTGAATATTTTGGATATCATGCTGAAGAAGGAGACGATTTACCGAGCGTATTCGCTGCAACTTTAACTGGAAGTTACACAGTAGACAGCAATTTAATTATTAAGCCTGAGATAAGATTAGATTCTTGGAGCAATAACGATGCTGCTTACTTTGATGCTGACGGAGAAGATGCAAGTAGCTTAGCCGCATTTACTTTAGCTGCAATCTACTCGTTCTAA
- the gltB gene encoding glutamate synthase large subunit, with product MFKQQGLYLPEFEHENCGAGFICNLKGEKTNQIIHDALEILVKLEHRGGVSADGKTGDGAGLLIDIPHAYFKRVCGFKVPVKGKYAVGMVFLPKNRNQYKFCKDTFEKEIIAQGLTVIGWREVPVDSTQLGEIAAASEPNIEQLFVGKSNEVSETDFKAKLYAARKITEHTVRKSKMSQSSYFYVSSLSMNTLIYKGIIMPEDIGPYYKDLQEDDLVTRLALVHQRFSTNTMPTWELAQPFRFMCQNGEINTLRGNVSRMRVREEIMKSEVFGPQIDKLFPIILPGKSDSASMDMVVELLTHTGRSLPEVMMMMIPEAWEKHATMSPERKAFYDYNACIMEPWDGPASVPFTDGNYIGALLDRNGLRPSRYTVTKSGKLIMSSEIGVVDIEPEDVESHGRLEPGKMFLVDMNQGRIINDEEIKSKIVKERPYQQWLDKTRLHLKDIPYTGETCPVELLDIKTRQRLFNYTFEDIQEVITPMAQKSKEALGSMGIDTPLAVLSNKPQIISNYFKQLFAQVTNPPLDGIREEIVTDISLSLGKDRNIFSITERQCRKLKIQNPVISNDDLAKIRNIQVEGFKAETVELLYQKDKGLNGLEDALDHIIVQIEKALLRKTNIIILSDRGVSKEMAPIPALLACSYVNHQMNRLRKRSYFDIIIESAEPREPHHFATLFGYGASAVNPYMVNEIIRAQVKEGFITGMDEQKAVDNFNKAIGKGILKVMNKIGISTLHSYRGSQIFEIVGFNSQFVEKYFPYTASRIEGIGLYEIEKEIDKRYKYAYPNTEVDKRLGLNIGGDYRWRRNGEKHLFNPTTVAKLQQAVRLSDQASYDIYAKAINEQAENLMTIRGLFEFNNIDPIPIEEVEPWTDIVKRFKTGAMSYGSISREAHENLAIAMNRIGGKSNSGEGGEDRKRFQPDVNGDSRNSAIKQVASGRFGVTSHYLTNAREIQIKMAQGAKPGEGGQLPGEKVLPWIAAARNSTPFVGLISPPPHHDIYSIEDLAQLIYDLKNANREARINVKLVSEVGVGTIAAGVAKAKADVVLIAGYDGGTGASPLTSLKHAGLPWELGLAEAQQTLVLNNLRSRIVVECDGQLKTGRDVAIAALLGAEEFGFATAPLVASGCIMMRKCHLNTCPVGIATQDKELRKNFKGTPEHVINFFYYIAEELRSIMAELGFRSMSEMIGQTHKINANKAIKHYKAKGLDLSSILYRPEAYSKMTVKNTKKQEHNLDDVLDFTILKDSHRALYRKEQMTLSYPIKNTNRTVGAIVSNEISKIYGHLGLPEDTLNINFTGSAGQSFGAFGAHGLTFKLEGNSNDYIGKGLSGAKLIVKKPAKADFKAVENIIVGNVCLFGAVEGQAYINGIAGERFAVRNSGAIAVVEGVGDHCCEYMTGGKVVVLGKTGRNFAAGMSGGIAYVYDPENNFVNGLCNMETIEFEKILKKDGNDLKGLIEKHVKYTDSQLGKSLLEDWETSLKDFVRIMPTEYKRALKRLETEEQMVEELETV from the coding sequence ATGTTTAAGCAACAAGGCCTCTATTTACCAGAATTTGAACACGAAAATTGTGGTGCTGGATTCATCTGTAATCTAAAAGGCGAAAAGACAAATCAAATTATTCATGATGCCTTAGAAATACTAGTAAAACTAGAGCATCGTGGTGGCGTAAGTGCTGATGGAAAAACTGGTGATGGTGCTGGTCTTTTAATAGATATTCCGCATGCCTATTTTAAAAGAGTTTGTGGATTCAAAGTCCCTGTAAAAGGAAAGTATGCGGTCGGCATGGTGTTCTTGCCAAAAAACAGAAATCAGTATAAATTCTGTAAAGATACTTTCGAAAAAGAAATCATCGCTCAAGGCCTTACGGTTATAGGTTGGAGGGAAGTGCCTGTCGATTCTACGCAATTGGGTGAGATAGCCGCTGCATCAGAACCAAATATAGAGCAACTTTTCGTTGGAAAATCCAATGAGGTTTCAGAAACAGATTTTAAAGCTAAACTTTATGCTGCTCGTAAAATAACAGAGCATACGGTTCGGAAATCTAAAATGTCTCAGAGCTCGTATTTTTATGTGTCTAGTTTATCTATGAATACCTTGATCTATAAAGGCATCATTATGCCCGAAGATATTGGGCCTTATTATAAAGATTTACAGGAAGATGATTTGGTCACTCGACTAGCCTTGGTACACCAACGTTTTTCAACGAATACGATGCCGACTTGGGAATTGGCGCAACCATTCCGATTTATGTGCCAAAATGGCGAAATCAATACACTTCGTGGTAATGTGAGTAGAATGCGTGTACGTGAGGAAATCATGAAAAGTGAAGTCTTCGGTCCTCAAATTGATAAATTGTTCCCTATTATTTTGCCAGGGAAATCCGATTCGGCATCCATGGATATGGTGGTAGAATTATTAACACATACAGGACGTTCTTTACCAGAAGTGATGATGATGATGATTCCTGAAGCATGGGAAAAACACGCCACCATGTCGCCAGAACGTAAAGCGTTTTACGATTATAACGCCTGTATTATGGAACCTTGGGATGGGCCAGCTTCGGTGCCATTTACCGATGGAAATTATATTGGTGCGTTATTAGATAGAAACGGATTAAGACCTTCAAGATATACGGTGACCAAAAGCGGAAAATTAATAATGTCTTCGGAAATAGGGGTTGTTGACATTGAGCCTGAAGACGTAGAAAGTCATGGTCGTTTAGAACCTGGAAAAATGTTCTTGGTAGACATGAACCAAGGCAGAATTATCAATGACGAAGAAATTAAAAGTAAAATTGTAAAAGAACGACCATATCAACAATGGTTGGATAAAACAAGATTGCACCTGAAGGATATTCCGTATACGGGCGAAACTTGTCCAGTGGAATTGTTGGATATTAAAACGCGACAACGTTTATTTAATTACACGTTTGAAGATATTCAAGAAGTCATCACACCAATGGCTCAAAAGTCTAAGGAAGCATTGGGCTCAATGGGCATCGATACACCTTTGGCCGTTTTATCTAATAAACCACAGATAATTTCAAACTATTTTAAGCAGTTATTCGCTCAGGTTACCAATCCGCCATTAGATGGGATTAGAGAAGAAATTGTAACTGATATTAGTCTCTCATTAGGAAAGGATAGAAATATTTTCAGCATAACGGAACGGCAATGTAGAAAGTTGAAAATTCAGAACCCTGTGATTTCAAATGATGATTTAGCTAAAATCAGAAATATACAAGTTGAAGGTTTCAAAGCAGAAACTGTTGAATTGTTGTATCAAAAAGATAAAGGCCTTAATGGGCTCGAAGATGCTTTGGATCACATAATTGTTCAAATTGAAAAAGCCCTTTTACGAAAAACAAACATTATCATATTGTCAGATAGAGGCGTAAGTAAAGAGATGGCACCAATACCTGCGTTATTGGCTTGTTCTTATGTGAATCATCAAATGAATCGTTTGCGCAAGCGTTCTTATTTCGATATCATAATTGAATCTGCAGAGCCTCGTGAACCACATCATTTTGCCACCTTATTTGGTTATGGAGCAAGTGCTGTAAATCCTTATATGGTAAACGAAATCATCCGAGCGCAAGTGAAGGAAGGGTTTATCACAGGTATGGACGAGCAAAAAGCAGTTGACAATTTCAACAAAGCTATTGGTAAAGGAATTTTAAAAGTGATGAACAAAATTGGCATCTCAACTCTACATTCTTATAGAGGTTCCCAAATATTTGAAATTGTTGGATTCAATTCGCAATTTGTTGAAAAATACTTTCCATATACGGCATCACGGATTGAGGGTATCGGGTTGTATGAAATTGAAAAGGAAATTGATAAACGCTACAAATACGCTTATCCAAATACCGAAGTAGATAAACGATTAGGCCTAAATATTGGAGGCGATTACCGTTGGAGACGAAATGGTGAAAAGCATTTATTCAATCCAACGACAGTAGCAAAATTACAACAGGCCGTTAGATTAAGTGATCAAGCGAGTTATGATATATATGCTAAAGCCATTAATGAGCAAGCTGAAAACTTGATGACCATTCGTGGGTTGTTCGAGTTTAATAATATCGACCCAATTCCTATTGAAGAAGTAGAACCTTGGACGGATATTGTGAAACGATTCAAAACAGGTGCCATGTCTTATGGTTCGATTTCACGAGAAGCCCATGAAAATTTAGCTATTGCCATGAACAGAATTGGAGGGAAATCCAATTCTGGAGAAGGAGGTGAAGACCGAAAGCGTTTTCAGCCAGATGTGAATGGGGATAGCAGAAACTCTGCGATAAAGCAAGTGGCTTCTGGTCGATTTGGGGTAACATCCCATTATTTAACGAACGCTAGAGAGATTCAAATAAAAATGGCCCAAGGTGCAAAACCTGGAGAAGGCGGTCAGTTACCTGGCGAAAAAGTATTGCCGTGGATTGCAGCAGCAAGAAATTCAACGCCATTTGTAGGATTGATTTCACCACCACCACATCACGATATTTATTCAATAGAAGATTTAGCACAACTGATTTACGATTTAAAAAATGCAAACCGTGAGGCAAGAATTAATGTAAAACTGGTGTCTGAAGTAGGTGTAGGTACGATTGCGGCAGGTGTCGCCAAAGCAAAAGCAGATGTGGTTCTCATCGCTGGTTACGATGGAGGCACAGGAGCTTCGCCATTAACCTCGTTGAAACATGCAGGCTTGCCATGGGAACTTGGGCTCGCTGAAGCACAACAAACTTTAGTGCTTAACAATTTAAGAAGTCGAATCGTTGTTGAATGTGACGGTCAACTAAAAACAGGTCGTGATGTGGCAATTGCAGCCTTATTGGGAGCTGAGGAATTCGGATTTGCCACCGCGCCTTTAGTCGCTTCAGGATGTATTATGATGCGTAAATGTCATCTGAATACGTGTCCTGTTGGCATTGCTACGCAAGATAAAGAGCTGCGTAAAAACTTTAAAGGGACACCAGAACATGTGATTAATTTCTTCTATTATATAGCAGAGGAATTGAGAAGTATAATGGCCGAATTAGGGTTTAGAAGCATGTCCGAAATGATTGGGCAAACCCACAAAATAAATGCAAATAAAGCCATTAAGCATTATAAGGCTAAAGGTTTGGATTTATCTTCCATTTTGTACCGACCAGAAGCGTACAGTAAAATGACGGTTAAGAATACCAAAAAGCAAGAGCATAATTTAGATGATGTTTTGGATTTTACAATTTTAAAAGATTCGCATCGTGCGCTTTATAGAAAAGAACAGATGACGTTGTCATACCCAATTAAAAATACAAATCGTACGGTTGGCGCAATTGTGAGTAATGAGATTTCAAAAATTTATGGTCATTTGGGCTTACCTGAAGATACTTTGAATATCAATTTCACGGGTTCTGCCGGACAAAGTTTCGGTGCTTTCGGTGCTCATGGATTAACATTTAAACTGGAAGGAAATTCCAATGATTATATAGGAAAAGGATTGTCTGGTGCAAAGCTGATTGTTAAAAAACCAGCAAAAGCAGATTTTAAAGCCGTGGAAAATATCATTGTTGGTAATGTGTGTTTATTTGGCGCAGTGGAAGGACAAGCTTACATCAATGGTATCGCCGGAGAACGTTTTGCCGTTAGAAATTCAGGAGCAATAGCTGTGGTGGAAGGTGTCGGAGATCACTGTTGTGAGTACATGACAGGTGGAAAAGTAGTTGTTTTAGGTAAAACAGGACGAAATTTTGCCGCAGGTATGAGTGGAGGAATCGCTTACGTTTATGATCCTGAAAACAACTTTGTCAATGGCTTGTGTAATATGGAAACTATTGAATTTGAAAAAATTCTAAAAAAAGATGGCAATGATTTAAAAGGCTTAATTGAGAAGCATGTGAAATATACAGATAGTCAATTAGGTAAATCGCTATTGGAAGATTGGGAAACAAGCTTAAAGGATTTTGTTCGCATTATGCCGACCGAATACAAACGTGCATTAAAACGTTTAGAGACGGAAGAACAAATGGTAGAAGAATTAGAAACAGTATAA
- a CDS encoding P-II family nitrogen regulator: MKKIEAIIRKSKFSTVKDALHAVGVNFFSYWDVTGLGNEKEGHVYRGVSYSTSDIQRRYLSIVVNDDFEEVAIKAILESASTGDVGDGKVFVSNIEECYRIRTGEKGAQTLK, encoded by the coding sequence ATGAAAAAAATCGAAGCAATTATTAGAAAATCCAAATTTTCTACGGTAAAAGATGCACTTCACGCAGTGGGAGTGAATTTCTTCTCTTATTGGGATGTTACAGGACTTGGAAACGAAAAAGAAGGCCATGTCTATAGAGGTGTTTCTTATAGCACAAGTGACATACAAAGGCGCTACTTATCAATAGTCGTTAATGACGATTTTGAAGAAGTAGCCATAAAAGCCATTTTAGAGTCTGCCTCTACGGGAGATGTTGGCGATGGTAAAGTCTTCGTATCTAATATTGAAGAATGCTACAGAATAAGAACAGGAGAAAAAGGCGCACAAACTTTAAAATAA
- a CDS encoding ammonium transporter — protein MELLTTNNVWMMICTALVFFMHLGFAFLEIGLTRQKNTINILFKNIFIITVGLLLYALVGFNLMYPGEFNGFLGFAGFGLDSPLTAEGALDLTYNEGYTYWTDFLFQGMFAATAATIVSGAVAERMKIGPFMIFTVIYVGLIYPIAGSWKWGGGFLQTLETPFYDFAGSTLVHSVGGWAALVAVALLGSRIGKFKDGKPQAIPGHNIPLATAGVIILWLGWFGFNGGSVLSADPALTSLTLVTTCLAAAAGGVIAALVSTLKYKNLDLTMFLNGILGGLVGITAGADQMSPTDAIIIGAVAGAIIVFAVALIDKLRLDDPVGAIAVHLACGIWGTLAVGIFGALASGAQFVSQLIGVASYAGICIASSFLIIFILKKVVGIRVSEREELEGLDAHEHGMDAYPDFRLNER, from the coding sequence ATGGAATTATTAACTACAAATAATGTATGGATGATGATCTGTACAGCACTCGTTTTCTTTATGCACTTAGGATTTGCATTTTTAGAAATCGGATTGACACGTCAAAAGAATACAATTAATATTTTATTTAAAAATATATTTATCATTACTGTAGGCTTACTACTCTATGCCTTAGTAGGTTTTAACCTTATGTATCCAGGAGAATTCAACGGGTTTTTAGGATTCGCAGGCTTTGGTTTAGATTCACCTTTAACCGCTGAAGGTGCTTTAGACTTAACTTATAACGAAGGCTATACCTACTGGACAGATTTCTTATTTCAAGGCATGTTCGCGGCAACTGCAGCAACAATTGTTTCTGGAGCTGTAGCAGAACGCATGAAAATCGGGCCTTTTATGATTTTCACAGTTATCTATGTTGGATTGATTTATCCAATCGCAGGTTCATGGAAATGGGGAGGCGGATTTTTACAAACTTTGGAAACACCATTTTATGACTTCGCAGGTTCTACATTAGTACACTCTGTTGGTGGTTGGGCTGCTTTAGTTGCTGTTGCACTTTTAGGGTCTAGAATTGGCAAATTTAAAGATGGCAAACCACAGGCTATTCCTGGCCATAATATCCCATTAGCAACTGCCGGTGTTATTATACTTTGGTTAGGATGGTTCGGATTTAACGGAGGTTCAGTACTATCAGCTGATCCTGCATTAACCTCATTAACTTTAGTTACAACCTGTTTAGCTGCGGCGGCTGGCGGTGTTATTGCAGCCCTTGTTTCTACATTGAAGTATAAAAATTTAGATTTAACAATGTTCCTAAATGGTATACTAGGTGGCCTTGTTGGTATCACTGCTGGTGCAGATCAAATGAGCCCAACTGATGCTATCATTATTGGCGCAGTGGCAGGTGCCATTATTGTATTCGCTGTTGCATTGATTGACAAACTAAGATTAGACGATCCGGTGGGTGCGATTGCTGTACATTTAGCTTGCGGTATTTGGGGAACTTTAGCCGTAGGCATCTTTGGTGCGTTGGCTAGTGGAGCACAATTTGTGAGCCAACTTATTGGCGTCGCTTCTTATGCTGGTATTTGTATCGCATCTTCTTTCTTAATTATATTTATTTTGAAAAAAGTAGTAGGTATAAGAGTTTCTGAACGTGAAGAGTTAGAAGGATTGGATGCCCACGAACATGGCATGGATGCTTATCCTGATTTTAGATTGAATGAACGCTAA
- a CDS encoding ammonium transporter has product MDNFLTILPNLAIVQDTVAATTKDVEDAVSAINGDLGMLWMLLSGILVFFMQAGFTLVETGMTRSKNAANIAMKNLLDICVGSLTYWLVGYSLMYGDTSNGWFFWSGLMQGEGADLFFQTMFAATAATIVSGAIAGRTKYSTYVIFSIVMTALIYPIAGGWQWQGSGWLTELGFIDFAGSSIVHSVGGWAALVAAFMVGPRIGKYVDGKVVAIPGHNQILATLGVFILWLGWFGFNGGSQLAWGGADAIGASNVVLITNLAAAAGGLGALITTWIWYGKPNLPQTLNGALAGLVSITAGCGNMTAVGAIVAGLIGGIIVVFSIEFIEKKLKIDDAIGAASVHGVAGAWGTLVIGLWGIDGETGIGLFNGGGFGQLGTQAIGVLAYGIWSVALSFIILKILKSTMGLRVSKHEEEVGLDISEHGEIAYPGKRDRG; this is encoded by the coding sequence ATAGATAATTTTTTAACTATACTCCCAAATCTAGCTATTGTGCAGGACACCGTAGCCGCGACCACAAAAGACGTTGAAGATGCGGTAAGCGCTATAAACGGCGATTTAGGCATGCTTTGGATGTTACTTTCCGGTATCCTGGTATTCTTTATGCAAGCAGGTTTCACATTAGTAGAAACCGGAATGACACGATCTAAAAATGCTGCCAACATTGCCATGAAAAACCTATTGGACATTTGCGTAGGCTCGTTGACATATTGGCTAGTCGGATATTCATTAATGTATGGAGACACTTCTAACGGATGGTTTTTCTGGAGTGGTTTAATGCAAGGTGAAGGCGCCGATTTATTCTTTCAAACTATGTTTGCCGCTACTGCAGCTACAATCGTTTCTGGAGCTATTGCCGGACGAACAAAATACTCCACATACGTGATATTCTCAATTGTAATGACCGCTTTAATTTATCCAATTGCAGGCGGATGGCAATGGCAAGGTTCCGGATGGTTAACCGAGCTAGGGTTTATTGATTTCGCAGGTTCTTCTATTGTACACTCTGTCGGTGGATGGGCCGCATTGGTCGCTGCCTTTATGGTCGGCCCAAGAATAGGTAAATATGTTGACGGAAAAGTAGTAGCTATTCCCGGTCACAATCAAATTCTTGCAACTTTAGGGGTTTTTATCCTATGGTTAGGATGGTTTGGTTTTAACGGCGGTTCTCAACTTGCTTGGGGAGGCGCTGATGCTATAGGAGCTTCAAACGTTGTATTGATCACAAATTTAGCTGCAGCTGCAGGTGGATTAGGCGCATTGATAACCACATGGATATGGTACGGAAAACCAAATCTACCGCAAACTTTAAATGGTGCCTTGGCAGGATTGGTAAGTATTACGGCTGGTTGTGGAAACATGACTGCAGTTGGTGCCATTGTCGCAGGACTAATAGGTGGTATTATCGTGGTATTCTCAATTGAATTTATAGAGAAGAAATTAAAAATTGATGATGCTATTGGTGCTGCATCCGTACATGGAGTTGCAGGAGCATGGGGAACATTGGTCATTGGCCTTTGGGGAATAGACGGAGAAACAGGTATTGGTCTTTTTAACGGTGGAGGATTTGGACAATTGGGAACACAGGCCATAGGAGTTTTAGCCTATGGTATATGGTCTGTTGCACTATCTTTTATCATACTTAAAATCTTAAAATCCACCATGGGACTTAGAGTTAGTAAACATGAAGAGGAAGTAGGTCTCGATATTTCTGAACATGGCGAAATCGCTTATCCTGGAAAACGAGATAGAGGATAA
- a CDS encoding phosphoenolpyruvate carboxylase — protein MPTQPKLTRFNQNVMSKYQIYNSIFMTLPFDSITKTGALLPLFHETCQKGFANKENPTAIVESFFKKYQARRSPESQINLLFRFIQYIERQVVLFDAIEDAAFPVVNNMDGIGTLRSLKESTTAENKLDTLQKYLEEFKVRIVLTAHPTQFYPGSVLGIITDLTEAIRENDLLRINDLLAQLGKTPFYKHEKPSPFDEAVSLIWYLENVFYKSFGTIFDYIQQNIFDGKQIENDIINIGFWPGGDRDGNPFVTPEITLKVAGRLRLSIIKNYYRNVRQLKRKLTFSGVEDRMMNLERELYNIITNEPSDLTLDYFISELKAVKQIIIDNHQSLYVDEINSLINKTHLFGFHFANLDIRQDSRKHNQFFNDMVDALIESGSTIFPKNYHDLPEKEQVQILSKVEGNVDLSLIKDEETLKALNTMKVIKTIQETNGEKAANRYIISNNQTTLNVMQLFAMLKLVAFQEELTVDIGPLFETITDLENAPTVMEELYTNPDYAAHLKSRGNRQTIMLGFSDGTKDGGYLMANWAIFKAKEALTTVSRKYDVKVIFFDGRGGPPARGGGKTHNFYASLGPTIEDEEVQLTIQGQTISSNFGTLESSQYNLEQLISSGIGNSISDKNLTMTEGNREVMTDLSKRSYKAYSDFKAHPKFIPYLEHMSTLKYYAKTNIGSRPSKRGKSEGLVFEDLRAIPFVGSWSQLKQNVPGFFGVGTALKHYEDSGEFEKVQNLFKTSDFFKTLIENSMMSLSKSFFDLTRYMAEDPEYGEFWTIIYNEYETSKRLILKLTGYKELMEEEPAGKASIAVRESIVLPLLTIQQYALKKIQELEKAGVKPDDAQMKIFESMVTRSLFGNINASRNSA, from the coding sequence ATGCCAACACAACCAAAGCTTACAAGATTCAATCAAAACGTAATGTCAAAATATCAGATATACAATAGTATATTTATGACTTTGCCCTTTGATAGCATCACAAAAACAGGAGCATTATTACCACTATTTCACGAGACTTGCCAAAAAGGATTTGCTAATAAAGAAAATCCCACGGCGATAGTAGAATCATTTTTTAAGAAATATCAAGCAAGACGCTCGCCTGAAAGTCAGATTAATTTGTTGTTTCGATTTATTCAATATATAGAACGACAAGTGGTTTTGTTTGATGCTATTGAGGATGCAGCTTTTCCAGTGGTAAATAATATGGATGGTATTGGAACGTTAAGAAGTCTGAAAGAATCCACAACAGCAGAAAACAAACTTGATACCCTTCAGAAATATCTCGAAGAATTTAAAGTGCGAATTGTTTTGACGGCGCATCCAACGCAATTTTATCCAGGTTCAGTTCTGGGGATTATTACGGATTTAACCGAAGCCATTCGCGAAAATGATTTGTTGAGAATCAACGATTTATTGGCGCAATTGGGAAAAACACCATTCTACAAGCATGAAAAACCATCGCCTTTTGATGAAGCCGTAAGTTTAATATGGTATTTGGAAAATGTGTTTTATAAATCCTTCGGAACGATTTTCGATTATATTCAGCAAAATATTTTCGACGGTAAACAGATTGAAAATGATATCATAAATATCGGATTTTGGCCAGGTGGAGATAGAGATGGAAATCCATTTGTAACACCAGAAATCACCTTAAAAGTTGCGGGTAGATTACGACTTTCAATTATTAAGAATTATTACAGAAATGTCAGACAATTAAAACGAAAATTAACGTTTTCTGGTGTCGAGGACAGAATGATGAATTTGGAGCGTGAACTCTATAATATCATTACAAACGAACCTTCCGACTTAACGTTAGATTACTTTATTTCAGAATTAAAAGCAGTAAAGCAGATTATTATCGATAACCATCAGTCGCTTTATGTAGATGAAATAAATAGTTTGATCAATAAAACACACTTATTCGGATTTCATTTTGCGAACTTGGATATTCGTCAAGATAGCAGAAAGCACAACCAGTTTTTTAATGATATGGTTGATGCTTTAATTGAAAGTGGGAGCACTATATTTCCAAAAAATTATCACGATTTACCTGAGAAAGAACAAGTCCAGATTTTATCTAAAGTAGAAGGAAACGTTGATTTGTCTTTAATAAAGGATGAAGAAACCTTGAAGGCTTTGAACACCATGAAAGTTATTAAAACCATTCAGGAAACTAATGGTGAAAAGGCAGCAAATCGATATATTATTAGTAACAACCAAACCACGCTCAACGTTATGCAATTGTTTGCTATGTTGAAGTTAGTGGCATTTCAAGAGGAATTAACTGTCGATATTGGGCCACTTTTTGAAACGATAACGGATTTAGAAAATGCGCCTACCGTGATGGAGGAATTATATACGAATCCAGACTATGCAGCACATTTAAAATCAAGGGGAAATAGGCAAACGATAATGCTTGGTTTTAGTGATGGCACTAAAGATGGTGGATATTTAATGGCCAATTGGGCGATATTTAAAGCAAAAGAAGCACTGACTACAGTATCTAGAAAATACGATGTAAAAGTGATTTTCTTTGATGGACGTGGTGGGCCGCCAGCTCGTGGAGGTGGAAAAACGCATAATTTCTATGCGTCTTTAGGGCCAACGATTGAAGATGAGGAAGTGCAGCTAACCATACAGGGACAAACTATAAGTTCTAACTTTGGAACTTTAGAATCTTCCCAATACAACCTAGAACAATTAATAAGTTCTGGAATTGGAAATAGTATTAGTGATAAGAATTTGACCATGACCGAAGGCAATAGGGAAGTGATGACCGATTTGTCTAAACGCAGTTATAAAGCGTATTCAGATTTCAAGGCACATCCAAAGTTTATTCCTTATTTAGAGCACATGAGTACCTTAAAGTATTATGCGAAAACCAATATTGGAAGTCGTCCATCTAAGCGAGGTAAATCTGAAGGTTTGGTGTTCGAAGATTTAAGAGCGATTCCATTTGTCGGGTCTTGGAGTCAATTGAAACAAAACGTCCCTGGTTTTTTTGGAGTAGGAACAGCGTTAAAGCATTATGAAGATTCTGGAGAATTCGAAAAAGTACAAAACTTGTTTAAAACTTCCGATTTCTTTAAGACACTTATTGAAAACAGTATGATGTCCTTGTCTAAATCCTTTTTTGATTTAACAAGATATATGGCTGAAGATCCTGAGTATGGAGAATTCTGGACTATCATTTATAATGAATATGAAACTTCAAAACGTTTAATTTTAAAGTTAACAGGATACAAAGAACTCATGGAAGAAGAACCAGCAGGAAAAGCATCCATTGCAGTTAGGGAGTCTATTGTTTTACCATTATTAACCATACAGCAATATGCGTTGAAGAAAATTCAAGAGCTCGAAAAAGCTGGTGTAAAACCAGATGACGCGCAAATGAAGATTTTTGAAAGTATGGTTACCCGTTCTTTGTTTGGAAATATCAATGCTAGTCGTAATTCGGCTTAA